A stretch of Amycolatopsis balhimycina FH 1894 DNA encodes these proteins:
- a CDS encoding ATP-binding protein, whose amino-acid sequence MWLTAPRPTSVSIRSGPAKLTGRDAELDAIVDVLRRRPAAVLVEGEAGMGRTRLLAEIGRRKEFDGGRVLTGACQPLREPFPYGPILEALRSVGDAPLGPLSPVAGVLLPLLPELAEALPPRPDPLADPVAERHRVFRAVRELLQACGPTLVLIDDLQWADEDTRDLLRFLAGAMPPELAVVAAYRSTAEAGCATPFRTAPAVCSARVALGALDVSAVRELAVEILELPRVTDEFAAKLHECTAGIPFVAEETLRALKEAAERLPVGEVLSDRLLENLEVPALLRDAVTERLSALPEHAVRLAGAAAVLGVGAEAAVLGELAGLTGDALRTALLAALSAGVLGEAGDGKYGFRHPLARKAVYDTVSGPERALLHAQAIRVLAAQPSPPLTLLARHSRAAGRVDQWRHYAEAAADEAITRGETSRAIDLLQSVLAEPGPSQPDIGRVAGKLSQVALRGFRPDVIGTLERVLEEVTLPPSVRGSIRLSLGMLLVRTIGGLGRGRLEVERAVGELTDRPDLAARGITLLAQPIDGLTPLSWHESWRARAGEVYERLDDPELRLALTADRIAAASHVGDGSAWTEFEALSDTVGTVAERVQLARLWCNLADGQSWAGHLDRAERLVTEGVRRATDAGALYAIGLIQGTRVRLDWVRGRWTGLAEAAEQLRDSYPELGPIVMESSLVLGGLAAVRGEFAAARRHLTAASVHAPDCGPIPVVLSAAGVLISVLLATDDVDAACAAADTAVAAARRKDVWIWAAALVPAAAQAYARAGRWPEADSVVEAFARGIEGRDAPVAAAAVVAGRAVLLEARAKHLAAATLFDEAASGYAGLPMPYPATAMRERAAMCRLAAGNREAVEELTAAAEAYERLGATRDAGRCRHQLREHGAWAPSQRGRRGYGSELSPREREVARMLAEGRTNREIADGLFLSPRTVEQHVAKVLRKLGARSRTDVARKLPGTVTTAPAG is encoded by the coding sequence ATGTGGCTGACCGCCCCCCGCCCCACCTCGGTCTCCATCCGCTCCGGACCGGCGAAGCTCACGGGCCGCGACGCCGAGCTCGACGCGATCGTCGACGTGCTCCGGCGGCGGCCCGCCGCGGTGCTCGTCGAAGGCGAGGCGGGCATGGGCCGGACCCGCCTGCTCGCGGAGATCGGGCGGCGCAAGGAGTTCGACGGCGGCCGCGTGCTCACCGGCGCCTGTCAGCCACTGCGGGAACCCTTCCCGTACGGGCCCATCCTGGAAGCGCTTCGTTCGGTCGGCGACGCGCCGCTCGGCCCGCTCAGCCCGGTCGCCGGCGTGCTGCTCCCGTTGCTCCCGGAGCTTGCGGAAGCGCTTCCTCCGCGCCCGGATCCCCTCGCCGACCCGGTCGCCGAACGCCACCGCGTGTTCCGCGCGGTGCGGGAGCTGCTGCAGGCCTGCGGGCCGACGCTCGTGCTGATCGACGACCTCCAGTGGGCCGACGAGGACACCCGTGACCTCCTGCGGTTCCTCGCCGGCGCGATGCCGCCGGAACTGGCCGTGGTCGCCGCCTACCGCTCCACGGCCGAAGCCGGCTGCGCCACGCCGTTCAGGACCGCCCCGGCCGTCTGCTCGGCGCGCGTCGCGCTGGGCGCGCTCGACGTCTCCGCGGTGCGCGAGCTCGCGGTCGAAATCCTCGAACTTCCGCGCGTCACCGACGAATTCGCGGCGAAGCTGCACGAGTGCACGGCCGGGATCCCGTTCGTGGCCGAAGAAACCCTGCGGGCGCTGAAGGAAGCGGCCGAGCGGCTCCCGGTCGGCGAGGTCCTCTCCGACCGGCTGCTGGAGAACCTCGAAGTCCCCGCGTTGCTGCGGGACGCCGTCACCGAACGGCTTTCCGCGCTGCCCGAGCACGCCGTGCGCCTCGCCGGGGCGGCCGCGGTCCTCGGTGTCGGCGCCGAGGCCGCCGTCCTCGGCGAACTGGCCGGGCTGACCGGCGACGCCCTCCGCACCGCGCTGCTCGCGGCGTTGTCCGCCGGTGTGCTCGGCGAAGCCGGCGACGGCAAGTACGGCTTCCGGCACCCGCTGGCGCGCAAGGCGGTCTACGACACGGTGAGCGGGCCGGAACGCGCGTTGCTGCACGCGCAGGCGATCCGGGTGCTCGCCGCCCAGCCGTCACCGCCGCTCACGCTGCTGGCCCGGCACTCTCGTGCGGCCGGCCGCGTCGACCAGTGGCGGCACTACGCCGAAGCGGCCGCCGACGAGGCGATCACCCGCGGCGAGACGTCCCGCGCGATCGATCTCCTGCAGTCGGTGCTCGCCGAACCCGGTCCGTCGCAGCCGGACATCGGGCGCGTGGCCGGCAAGCTGAGCCAGGTCGCGCTGCGGGGGTTCCGCCCCGACGTCATCGGCACGCTGGAGCGCGTCCTCGAAGAGGTGACGCTGCCGCCGTCGGTCCGCGGCTCGATCCGGCTGAGCCTCGGCATGCTGCTGGTCCGGACCATCGGCGGGCTCGGCCGCGGCCGGCTGGAGGTCGAGCGCGCGGTCGGCGAGCTGACCGACCGCCCCGACCTCGCCGCGCGCGGGATCACGCTGCTCGCCCAGCCGATCGACGGGCTGACGCCGTTGTCGTGGCACGAATCCTGGCGTGCCCGCGCGGGCGAGGTGTACGAGCGGCTCGACGACCCCGAGCTGCGGCTCGCCCTGACCGCCGACCGCATCGCGGCCGCGTCGCACGTCGGCGACGGCTCGGCGTGGACGGAGTTCGAAGCGCTGTCGGACACCGTCGGCACGGTCGCCGAGCGCGTCCAGCTGGCCCGGCTGTGGTGCAACCTCGCCGACGGCCAGTCCTGGGCGGGCCACCTCGACCGGGCGGAGCGGCTGGTGACCGAGGGCGTCCGGCGCGCGACCGACGCCGGCGCGTTGTACGCGATCGGCCTGATCCAGGGCACCCGCGTCCGGCTGGACTGGGTGCGCGGCCGCTGGACCGGGCTCGCCGAAGCCGCCGAGCAGCTGCGGGACAGCTACCCGGAGCTCGGCCCGATCGTCATGGAGTCGTCGCTGGTCCTCGGCGGGCTCGCGGCCGTGCGCGGGGAGTTCGCCGCCGCGCGACGGCACCTGACCGCGGCGAGCGTGCACGCGCCGGACTGCGGTCCCATCCCGGTGGTGCTGTCGGCGGCCGGGGTCCTGATCTCCGTGCTGCTGGCGACCGACGACGTCGACGCCGCGTGCGCGGCGGCGGACACCGCGGTGGCCGCGGCCCGGCGCAAGGACGTCTGGATCTGGGCGGCCGCGCTCGTCCCGGCAGCGGCCCAGGCGTACGCCCGCGCCGGGCGCTGGCCGGAGGCCGACAGCGTGGTCGAGGCGTTCGCGCGCGGGATCGAGGGCCGTGACGCGCCGGTGGCCGCGGCCGCGGTGGTGGCCGGGCGGGCGGTGCTGCTGGAGGCCCGCGCGAAGCACCTGGCCGCGGCGACGCTGTTCGACGAAGCCGCGTCGGGGTACGCGGGCCTGCCGATGCCCTATCCGGCGACGGCGATGCGGGAGCGGGCCGCGATGTGCCGGCTCGCCGCGGGCAACCGCGAAGCCGTCGAAGAACTGACCGCGGCGGCCGAGGCGTACGAACGGCTCGGTGCCACCCGGGACGCCGGCCGGTGCCGTCACCAGCTGCGCGAGCACGGCGCGTGGGCACCTTCGCAACGCGGGCGGCGCGGGTACGGGAGCGAGCTGTCGCCGCGGGAACGCGAAGTGGCGCGGATGCTCGCGGAGGGAAGAACGAACCGGGAGATCGCGGACGGGCTGTTCCTCTCGCCGCGAACGGTGGAGCAGCACGTCGCGAAGGTGCTTCGCAAACTCGGAGCCCGCTCACGCACGGACGTCGCCCGCAAGCTCCCCGGCACGGTCACCACCGCCCCGGCCGGCTGA
- a CDS encoding S1 family peptidase, whose translation MKIARLLGAAATAVMATGALAATAVPASGQDLLNPDMVPAMQRDLGLTHDQALTRLKSEDVANKVAEGLGAALGDAFGGATYNAATGKAHVETTNAALAGKIREAGAEAEVVKFSARQLDSTVGALNASEKAAPAAITGWGVNSATNRVTLSVLQGQRGAADAFLGKSGVDKSAVTVVETAAQPSVYANVRGGDAYYIGGNARCSVGFSTTTGFLSAGHCAALTGAGALTGSNGASLGSWGRYSFPTNDYSAVRTNSNWTPLAQMNNGTAVRGSSNAATGTSVCKAGSTTGWTCGTIGAKNQTVRYSEGTVYGMTATNVRSAAGDSGGGFIAGNSAQGLLSGGNTSVTYFFPIGAALSGTGTTLKTS comes from the coding sequence ATGAAGATCGCGAGACTTCTCGGTGCCGCTGCCACCGCGGTCATGGCGACGGGCGCGCTCGCCGCGACCGCCGTCCCCGCGTCGGGCCAGGACCTGCTGAACCCGGACATGGTGCCCGCCATGCAGCGGGACCTCGGTTTGACCCACGACCAGGCGCTGACGCGGCTGAAGAGCGAGGACGTCGCGAACAAGGTCGCCGAAGGCCTCGGCGCGGCGCTCGGCGACGCGTTCGGCGGCGCGACCTACAACGCCGCCACGGGCAAGGCGCACGTCGAGACGACGAACGCCGCGCTCGCCGGCAAGATCCGTGAAGCCGGCGCGGAAGCGGAGGTCGTGAAGTTCAGCGCCCGCCAGCTCGACTCCACCGTCGGTGCCCTGAACGCCAGTGAGAAGGCCGCGCCCGCGGCGATCACCGGCTGGGGCGTGAACTCCGCGACCAACCGCGTCACGCTTTCCGTGCTGCAGGGCCAGCGCGGGGCCGCCGACGCGTTCCTCGGCAAGTCCGGTGTGGACAAATCGGCGGTGACGGTCGTCGAGACGGCGGCCCAGCCGTCCGTGTACGCCAACGTCCGCGGTGGCGACGCCTACTACATCGGCGGGAACGCCCGCTGCTCGGTCGGCTTCTCCACGACCACCGGCTTCCTCAGCGCCGGCCACTGCGCGGCGCTGACCGGCGCCGGCGCGCTGACCGGGTCGAACGGCGCTTCGCTCGGTTCGTGGGGCCGGTACAGCTTCCCGACCAACGACTACTCGGCGGTCCGGACCAACAGCAACTGGACCCCGCTCGCGCAGATGAACAACGGCACCGCGGTGCGTGGCTCGTCCAACGCCGCGACCGGCACGTCGGTCTGCAAGGCCGGCTCGACCACCGGCTGGACCTGCGGCACCATCGGCGCCAAGAACCAGACCGTCCGCTACTCCGAGGGCACGGTCTACGGGATGACCGCGACCAACGTCCGCTCGGCGGCGGGCGACTCGGGCGGCGGCTTCATCGCCGGCAACTCGGCGCAGGGCCTGCTGTCCGGCGGCAACACGTCCGTGACGTACTTCTTCCCGATCGGCGCCGCGCTTTCGGGCACCGGCACCACGCTGAAGACCAGCTGA
- a CDS encoding SsgA family sporulation/cell division regulator: protein MHTDAVHQSQFVLLNESTTPVLSRLSYHSDEPFAVTVAFRTERGRWIEWTFARDLLVSGLDEPAGLGDVRIRPDLSDDEDFLTLEIESPDGYASFELEIEDIRTFLEASYELVPLGEESAHFDVDGLIEEISNV from the coding sequence GTGCACACCGACGCCGTACACCAGAGCCAGTTCGTGCTGCTGAACGAGAGCACCACGCCCGTCCTGTCGCGCCTGTCCTACCACTCCGACGAGCCCTTCGCGGTGACCGTGGCCTTCCGGACCGAGCGCGGCCGGTGGATCGAGTGGACCTTCGCGCGTGACCTCCTCGTGTCCGGCCTCGACGAGCCGGCCGGTCTCGGTGACGTCCGGATCCGCCCGGACCTGTCCGACGACGAAGACTTTCTCACCCTGGAAATCGAGTCACCGGACGGCTATGCGTCGTTCGAGCTGGAGATCGAGGACATCCGGACGTTCCTCGAGGCGTCCTACGAACTCGTGCCGCTCGGCGAAGAGAGCGCGCACTTCGACGTCGACGGGCTGATCGAGGAGATCAGCAACGTCTGA
- a CDS encoding MFS transporter, with amino-acid sequence MLRIFLAATLIDALGSGLWVPFALLFLVHGQGMSLVDAGASLTTGALLALVTGPATGAAMDRFGPRALLIAGNLVRLAAFAAYPLAHTSWQVVVVSAVAGFGDRLFWTCNAPMVARLTTGADTDRVLATQTTARFAGAGLGAVAMAVLPTITSPWAFHLLAYANAASFAVAAVLIRLLPPLSRESYVLAPGRRRHFHVKVAPSGSWRAVLGDRPFTGFCVTHMAFTLASASKFSVLPIVVRDLLHGPQWIAGTAITLGTVVVVTAQRPIVSLLARRSRTTGLIGAAALFALCFALLIPLAAVSLPVATVVILLTSLGFSVAEAMFGPTATAAAAAAAPPGAEGRASAIFQLSWGLPIALAPGLLAVLLSASNALTWSILALTCASAVPALLVLRKKLPAALREPSPAVAA; translated from the coding sequence ATGCTTCGGATCTTTCTGGCCGCAACGCTGATCGACGCGCTGGGGAGCGGGCTGTGGGTCCCGTTCGCCCTGTTGTTCCTGGTGCACGGGCAGGGCATGAGCCTGGTCGACGCGGGCGCGTCGCTGACCACCGGCGCCCTGCTGGCTCTCGTCACGGGCCCGGCCACCGGAGCGGCGATGGACCGCTTCGGCCCGCGCGCCCTGCTCATCGCGGGCAACCTGGTGCGGCTCGCCGCCTTCGCGGCCTACCCGCTGGCGCACACGAGCTGGCAGGTGGTCGTGGTGTCGGCGGTGGCCGGTTTCGGCGACCGGCTGTTCTGGACGTGCAACGCGCCGATGGTCGCCCGGCTGACCACCGGTGCCGACACGGATCGGGTCCTGGCGACCCAGACGACGGCCCGGTTCGCGGGGGCGGGCCTCGGGGCGGTGGCGATGGCCGTGCTGCCGACGATCACCAGCCCGTGGGCGTTCCACCTGCTGGCGTACGCCAACGCGGCGAGCTTCGCGGTGGCGGCGGTGCTGATCCGGCTGCTCCCGCCACTTTCACGTGAAAGCTACGTCCTCGCTCCAGGCCGAAGGCGCCACTTTCACGTGAAAGTGGCGCCCTCCGGGAGCTGGCGGGCCGTGCTCGGGGATCGGCCGTTCACCGGGTTCTGCGTCACCCACATGGCCTTCACCCTCGCCAGCGCCAGCAAGTTCTCCGTGCTGCCGATCGTCGTGCGGGACCTCCTGCATGGTCCACAGTGGATCGCCGGGACCGCGATCACGCTCGGCACGGTGGTCGTCGTCACCGCACAGCGCCCGATCGTCTCGCTGCTGGCGCGGCGCAGCAGGACGACGGGACTGATCGGCGCCGCGGCGCTGTTCGCGCTCTGCTTCGCGCTGCTGATCCCGCTGGCGGCCGTCTCGCTGCCGGTGGCCACGGTGGTGATCCTCTTGACCAGTCTCGGGTTCTCGGTCGCGGAGGCGATGTTCGGCCCGACGGCCACCGCGGCGGCGGCCGCGGCCGCTCCGCCCGGCGCCGAAGGCCGCGCCAGCGCGATCTTCCAGCTTTCCTGGGGCCTGCCCATCGCGCTCGCGCCGGGCCTGCTGGCCGTCCTGCTCAGCGCGAGCAACGCGCTGACCTGGTCGATCCTGGCGCTGACCTGCGCGTCCGCCGTCCCCGCGCTGCTCGTGCTGCGGAAGAAACTGCCGGCGGCCCTGCGGGAGCCGTCACCAGCTGTCGCCGCCTGA
- a CDS encoding Lrp/AsnC family transcriptional regulator has protein sequence MQTPDLDQLDIAILACLQADARTIAETIGAKVGLSAAAVQRRIKRLREAGVIEREVAVLSPAALGLSMTFVVMVEMERENLEVIDGFRRQVLADDCVQQCYYVTGNADFVLIVTCPDMTVFEAFTRRMFFDNPNVRHFTTSVAMDRVKVGLTLPLDP, from the coding sequence GTGCAGACACCCGACCTCGACCAGCTCGACATCGCCATCCTCGCCTGCCTCCAAGCGGACGCCCGCACCATCGCCGAGACCATCGGCGCGAAGGTCGGGCTCTCGGCCGCGGCGGTGCAGCGGCGGATCAAGCGGCTGCGCGAAGCGGGCGTCATCGAACGCGAGGTGGCGGTGCTGTCGCCCGCCGCGCTCGGCCTGAGCATGACGTTCGTGGTCATGGTCGAGATGGAGCGGGAGAACCTCGAGGTCATCGACGGGTTCCGCCGCCAGGTCCTCGCCGACGACTGCGTGCAGCAGTGCTACTACGTCACCGGCAACGCGGACTTCGTGCTGATCGTGACGTGCCCGGACATGACGGTCTTCGAGGCGTTCACCCGGCGGATGTTCTTCGACAACCCGAACGTCCGGCACTTCACCACGAGCGTCGCGATGGATCGCGTAAAGGTGGGGCTGACCCTGCCGCTCGACCCGTAA
- a CDS encoding beta-ketoacyl-ACP synthase III: MLAPAAVLTGLGSWLPTKVLDNHEIAARLDTSDEWIRTRTGIRERRVAGPGESTVDLAVGAGREALGGGSADAVVLATSTPDQPCPASAPQVAARLGLGTAAAFDVNAVCSGFVYALATAAGFIAGGLAERVLVIGADTFTTLIDPADRTTVPIFGDGAGAVVLRAGDAGEPGALGPFDLHSEGEHAELLWVEAGGARKRLSDTPADRFLAMQGTAVFRHACARMAESSRTVLERAGWMVGDVDRFVGHQANIRILQATAKQLGMPADAVVANIDRVGNTSAASIPLALADARADGTLVPGHRVLLSAFGAGLTWGSTVLRWPDLDQPS, from the coding sequence GTGCTCGCACCTGCCGCCGTGCTGACCGGCCTCGGTTCGTGGTTGCCGACGAAAGTCCTGGACAACCACGAAATCGCCGCCCGGCTCGACACCTCGGACGAATGGATCCGGACCCGTACCGGGATCCGCGAGCGCCGCGTCGCCGGACCCGGCGAGTCCACTGTGGACCTCGCGGTCGGGGCCGGGCGCGAAGCCCTCGGGGGCGGTTCCGCCGACGCCGTCGTCCTCGCCACCTCCACCCCCGACCAGCCCTGTCCGGCCAGCGCCCCGCAGGTCGCCGCCCGGCTCGGGCTCGGCACGGCCGCCGCGTTCGACGTCAACGCCGTGTGCAGCGGGTTCGTCTACGCGCTGGCCACGGCCGCCGGTTTCATCGCGGGCGGGCTGGCCGAGCGCGTGCTCGTGATCGGCGCCGACACCTTCACGACGCTCATCGACCCCGCCGACCGCACCACCGTCCCGATCTTCGGCGACGGCGCCGGCGCGGTGGTCCTGCGCGCGGGCGACGCCGGCGAGCCGGGCGCGTTGGGGCCGTTCGACCTGCACAGCGAGGGGGAGCACGCCGAACTGCTGTGGGTCGAGGCCGGCGGCGCCCGGAAGCGGCTTTCGGACACCCCGGCCGACCGCTTCCTCGCCATGCAGGGCACCGCGGTCTTCCGGCACGCCTGCGCGCGGATGGCCGAGTCGTCGCGGACGGTCCTGGAGCGCGCGGGCTGGATGGTCGGCGACGTCGACCGCTTCGTCGGGCACCAGGCGAACATCCGGATCCTCCAGGCGACGGCGAAGCAGCTCGGCATGCCGGCCGACGCCGTCGTCGCCAACATCGACCGGGTCGGCAACACCAGCGCCGCGTCCATCCCGCTCGCCCTGGCCGACGCCCGCGCCGACGGCACCCTCGTGCCCGGCCACCGCGTCCTGCTCAGCGCGTTCGGGGCGGGCCTGACCTGGGGCTCGACGGTGTTGCGCTGGCCCGACCTGGATCAGCCGTCCTGA
- a CDS encoding adenylate/guanylate cyclase domain-containing protein — MRRIAVGNFRVVLRTSLGFAGLGVGSSVAGSGVVALLLVLQGLPKDVGDHGWMLGLTAAGIVAAALLAGTLWTAWLQRRTAIWFVLGRPPSESEARRALRLPVDMAVVSGTLWLLGTVALSVLAGVLGSAGDALGLVTVIGLGGLTTVGLTYLAAEWVARPVMTIALDVLPPRRSLPVTVLTRLIVTWALASGVPFVGVLLIATPPDLGSGDHTATLITLSVTGLGVGAIGTALLARAVAAPLHRLRVALDEIARGNTEVAVDVDDSSEIGLLQTSVNQLAAGLREQARMRDLFGRHVGADVARHALEYGASLSGDVREVTALFVDVVDSTALAYRTPPEELVRKLNRLFAAVVSAVNARGGLVNKFQGDAALCIFGAPTRLADAPTAALAAARAIRDAVRADGELDLGVGVSSGPVFAGQLGASSRLEYTVIGDAVNEAARLTELAKTVPSRILASDAVVSVALPGEAAHWEKHGELELRGRQEATPTWTTAAGPQDG, encoded by the coding sequence GTGCGCAGGATCGCCGTGGGGAACTTCCGGGTGGTGTTGCGCACCAGCCTGGGCTTCGCCGGGCTGGGCGTCGGCTCGAGCGTCGCCGGGTCCGGTGTGGTCGCCCTGCTGCTGGTGCTGCAGGGCCTGCCGAAGGACGTCGGCGACCACGGCTGGATGCTCGGGCTGACCGCGGCCGGCATCGTCGCCGCGGCCCTGCTCGCCGGGACACTGTGGACGGCGTGGCTGCAACGCCGCACCGCGATCTGGTTCGTGCTCGGCCGCCCGCCGTCGGAGAGCGAGGCGCGGCGCGCGCTGCGGCTGCCGGTCGACATGGCGGTGGTCAGCGGCACGCTCTGGCTGCTCGGCACCGTCGCCCTCAGCGTGCTCGCCGGGGTGCTGGGCTCGGCCGGCGACGCCCTCGGCCTGGTGACGGTGATCGGGCTGGGCGGCCTCACCACCGTCGGGCTCACCTACCTCGCCGCCGAGTGGGTGGCGCGGCCGGTGATGACGATCGCGCTGGACGTCCTGCCGCCGCGCCGTTCGCTGCCGGTCACCGTGCTCACCCGGCTGATCGTCACCTGGGCGCTGGCCAGCGGCGTCCCGTTCGTGGGCGTGCTGCTCATCGCCACGCCGCCGGACCTGGGCTCGGGCGACCACACCGCGACCCTGATCACGTTGTCGGTGACCGGCCTCGGCGTCGGCGCGATCGGGACGGCGCTACTGGCCAGAGCGGTCGCGGCGCCCCTGCACCGGCTGCGCGTGGCGCTCGACGAGATCGCCCGCGGCAACACCGAGGTCGCGGTCGACGTCGACGACTCCAGTGAGATCGGCCTGCTCCAGACGTCGGTGAACCAGCTCGCCGCCGGCCTGCGCGAGCAGGCGCGGATGCGGGACCTGTTCGGCAGGCACGTCGGTGCCGACGTCGCCCGGCACGCGCTGGAGTACGGCGCGTCGCTGTCGGGTGACGTCCGCGAGGTCACGGCGTTGTTCGTCGACGTCGTCGATTCGACCGCGCTGGCCTACCGGACGCCGCCCGAGGAGCTGGTCAGGAAGCTGAACCGGCTGTTCGCCGCGGTCGTCTCCGCGGTGAACGCCCGCGGCGGCCTGGTCAACAAGTTCCAGGGCGACGCCGCGTTGTGCATCTTCGGCGCCCCGACCCGGTTGGCGGACGCGCCGACCGCCGCACTGGCCGCGGCCCGCGCGATCCGGGACGCGGTCCGCGCGGACGGCGAGCTCGACCTCGGCGTCGGCGTCTCGAGCGGCCCGGTGTTCGCCGGGCAGCTCGGCGCCAGCAGCCGGCTCGAGTACACCGTGATCGGCGACGCGGTCAACGAGGCCGCGCGGCTGACCGAACTCGCCAAGACGGTCCCGTCACGGATTCTCGCCAGCGACGCCGTCGTCTCCGTGGCCCTGCCCGGCGAAGCCGCGCACTGGGAGAAGCACGGGGAGCTGGAGCTGCGCGGCCGCCAGGAGGCGACGCCGACCTGGACGACCGCCGCCGGACCTCAGGACGGCTGA
- a CDS encoding FBP domain-containing protein encodes MEPLGQDEIRASFVNCTRGEAKGVTLPARPEEIPWDRREFLGWRDPKAPARAYLVLPYGGEVIGLALRAAAPPKSRLRSNICGFCTTTHGLADITLFSGKRAGKAGRDGNTLGTYACGNLGCCQYVRGELKSDVPQPHETLTVADRLVRMEEKLHKFVARVLESR; translated from the coding sequence ATGGAGCCACTCGGCCAGGACGAAATCCGGGCCTCGTTCGTCAACTGCACCCGCGGCGAAGCCAAGGGCGTGACGCTGCCCGCCCGGCCCGAAGAAATCCCGTGGGACCGGCGGGAGTTCCTCGGCTGGCGTGACCCGAAGGCGCCGGCGCGCGCCTATCTCGTGCTGCCCTACGGCGGTGAGGTGATCGGGCTCGCCCTGCGCGCGGCGGCGCCCCCGAAGTCACGGCTGCGCAGCAACATCTGCGGTTTCTGCACGACGACCCACGGGCTCGCCGACATCACGCTGTTCTCCGGCAAGCGCGCCGGGAAGGCCGGTCGCGACGGCAACACGCTGGGCACCTACGCCTGCGGCAACCTGGGCTGCTGCCAGTACGTCCGCGGTGAGCTGAAGTCCGACGTGCCCCAGCCGCACGAGACGCTGACCGTGGCGGACCGCCTCGTGCGGATGGAGGAGAAGCTGCACAAGTTCGTGGCACGCGTGCTGGAGTCCCGTTAG
- a CDS encoding class I SAM-dependent methyltransferase codes for MEKVHFTEEKATNLATLYGRALDYRSAHPILGDKAADDAVRRIDYDFTKIGISPDRAVSVVLRAKPIDDWTAEYLREHPDAIVLHLGCGMDTRFQRLAPPETVHWYDVDYPEVIELREKLYDRAPNQTHIGSSVTDFGWLDQVPSDRPALIVAEGLTMYLKPETGTELFRRLVEKFPSGGLICDLFNRTAIRIQKLNAPVRKAGATLYWGVDDPRELERCGLTLESSLDAAHWATPEVLARLGPFTRFQLRMLKVFPALARTAHIVRYRF; via the coding sequence ATGGAGAAGGTCCACTTCACCGAAGAAAAGGCCACCAACCTGGCCACGCTGTACGGCCGCGCGCTCGACTACCGCAGTGCCCACCCGATCCTCGGCGACAAGGCCGCGGACGACGCCGTCCGCCGGATCGACTACGACTTCACCAAGATCGGCATCTCCCCCGACCGGGCGGTGTCGGTCGTCCTGCGGGCGAAGCCGATCGACGACTGGACCGCCGAGTACCTGCGCGAACACCCGGACGCGATCGTGCTGCACCTGGGCTGCGGCATGGACACGCGGTTCCAGCGCCTCGCGCCGCCGGAGACCGTCCACTGGTACGACGTCGACTACCCCGAAGTCATCGAGCTGCGCGAAAAGCTCTACGACCGGGCGCCGAACCAGACGCACATCGGCTCGTCGGTGACCGACTTCGGGTGGCTCGACCAGGTGCCGTCGGACCGGCCGGCGCTGATCGTCGCCGAAGGTCTCACGATGTACCTGAAACCCGAGACCGGCACCGAACTCTTCCGCCGGCTGGTCGAGAAGTTCCCGTCGGGCGGCCTGATCTGCGACCTCTTCAACCGGACCGCCATCAGGATCCAGAAGCTCAACGCGCCGGTGCGGAAGGCGGGCGCGACGCTGTACTGGGGCGTCGACGACCCGCGCGAGCTCGAGCGCTGCGGCCTCACCCTTGAGTCCTCATTGGACGCCGCCCACTGGGCGACACCGGAGGTGCTGGCCAGGCTGGGGCCCTTCACCCGGTTCCAGCTGCGCATGCTGAAGGTCTTCCCGGCCCTGGCCCGGACGGCGCACATCGTGCGGTACCGGTTCTAA
- a CDS encoding FadR/GntR family transcriptional regulator, with protein sequence MDTEQVWSATVDRLRSRIDSGDLPPGSRLPAERVLCEELGISRGSLRQALRVLASIGYVQIRAGSGTYVREQQEQPLRSWFTEHDQLVEKLFDLRATVEPTLAERLARHAGAKTVSRLEDNVAEMARAAEDGDMLRVIATDAEFHWVIAQNAGNDDVAGLLRSVLALVGEERRAALRLPGQIRKAVDDHRAILDAVRRSDPAAARALTLKHLVDAKTYAHDFAAHPEER encoded by the coding sequence GTGGACACCGAGCAGGTCTGGAGCGCGACCGTCGACCGGCTGCGGTCGCGGATCGACTCCGGCGACCTGCCGCCGGGCTCGCGGCTGCCCGCCGAACGCGTGCTCTGCGAAGAGCTCGGGATCAGCCGCGGCTCGCTTCGGCAGGCGCTGCGCGTGCTCGCCTCCATCGGATACGTGCAGATCCGCGCCGGCTCCGGTACCTACGTCCGTGAGCAGCAGGAACAGCCGCTGCGCTCCTGGTTCACCGAGCACGACCAGCTCGTCGAGAAGCTCTTCGACCTGCGTGCGACCGTCGAGCCGACGCTCGCCGAACGGCTGGCCCGGCACGCAGGAGCGAAAACCGTGAGCCGGCTCGAGGACAACGTCGCCGAGATGGCGCGGGCCGCCGAGGACGGGGACATGCTGCGCGTCATCGCCACCGACGCCGAGTTCCACTGGGTGATCGCGCAGAACGCCGGCAACGACGACGTCGCCGGGCTGCTGCGGTCCGTGCTCGCCCTCGTCGGCGAGGAGCGGCGGGCCGCGCTGCGGCTGCCCGGGCAGATCCGGAAGGCCGTCGACGACCACCGCGCCATCCTCGACGCCGTGCGCCGGTCCGACCCGGCCGCCGCCCGCGCGCTGACCCTCAAGCACCTGGTCGACGCCAAAACCTACGCCCACGACTTCGCCGCGCACCCCGAAGAGCGCTAG